The Natator depressus isolate rNatDep1 chromosome 8, rNatDep2.hap1, whole genome shotgun sequence genome window below encodes:
- the LOC141991901 gene encoding zinc-binding protein A33-like: MAGRSQEQSLREELTCAICCELFSDPVMLDCMHHFCRACIQGYWGRCPRVASCPQCRREFSSRTFRPHYLVSGVVEKVRKCSSEDHKRKMQKHLENALRAHQREMENFVRMKHTAEEDICSLMKASGELNSKIRAEFERLHQILEEKERVVLMELAKEEEQLLLRLRGDIMQLEEGISELGKNIEHIQEILNKTGDSLLLEVESVAIKPPVHVEAQPALDIEHHRERYSGPLQYIFWRQMLRSIHPAPAPLTFDPESAHPNLIFSKDLTAVTESDRRQPVCTSPKRFQQCVNVLGSEAFDSGSHYWEVWVGSKTKWDLGVAAESVDRAAKVKLCPESGYWALRLRNGTEYWATATPWVRLAPRSCLRKVGVLLDCKEGKVAFYDAEDMTHLFTFHQAAARRFCPFFSTCFSDGKLNVEPMRICHLTL; encoded by the exons ATGGCTGGCCGGAGTCAGGAGCAGAGTCTGAGGGAAGAGCTGACCTGTGCCATCTGCTGTGAGCTTTTCAGTGACCCTGTCATGCTGGATTGCATGCACCATTTCTGCAGGGCATGCATCCAAGGCTACTGGGGCAGGTGCCCCCGTGTGGCTTCCTGCCCCCAGTGTCGAAGGGAGTTCTCCAGCCGCACCTTTCGCCCCCACTATCTGGTGTCGGGGGTTGTGGAGAAGGTGCGGAAGTGCAGCTCAGAGGACCACAAGAGAAAAATGCAG AAACATCTTGAAAATGCGCTGCGAGCTCaccagagagagatggagaacTTTGTGCGAATGAAGCACACGGCGGAGGAGGATATTTGCAGTCTGATG AAAGCCTCTGGGGAGCTGAACTCTAAGATTCGGGCAGAATTTGAGCGACTTCATCAAATCctggaggaaaaggagagagttGTGTTGATGGAGCTGGCCAAAGAGGAGGAGCAGTTATTGTTGAGGCTGCGTGGGGACAtcatgcagctggaggaggggatCTCAGAGCTGGGAAAGAACATTGAGCACATACAGGAAATCCTGAACAAGACGGGAGACTCATTACTGCTGGAG GTGGAGAGCGTGGCTATCAA GCCCCCAGTGCACGTGGAGGCACAGCCTGCCCTGGACATAGAGCACCACAGAGAGCGGTACAGCGGCCCCCTGCAATACATCTTCTGGAGACAAATGCTACGGTCAATCCACCCTG CTCCCGCCCCGCTGACATTTGACCCCGAATCAGCCCACCCTAACCTCATCTTCTCCAAAGACCTGACTGCAGTGACGGAGAGTGACAGGCGCCAACCTGTCTGCACCAGCCCCAAGCGTTTCCAGCAGTGTGTGAACGTGCTGGGCTCCGAGGCCTTTGACAGCGGGAGCCACTACTGGGAGGTCTGGGTGGGCAGCAAGACCAAGTGGGACCTGGGGGTGGCAGCAGAGTCCGTGGACCGGGCAGCCAAGGTCAAGCTGTGCCCTGAGAGTGGCTATTGGGCACTTCGTCTGAGGAACGGGACGGAGTATTGGGCCACTGCCACCCCATGGGTGCGCCTTGCCCCGAGGAGCTGTCTCCGGAAGGTGGGGGTCCTTCTGGACTGCAAAGAGGGGAAGGTGGCGTTCTACGACGCTGAAGACATGACCCACCTCTTCACTTTCCACCAGGCTGCCGCACGCAGGTTCTGCCCCTTCTTCAGCACTTGCTTCAGCGACGGCAAGCTGAATGTGGAGCCCATGAGAATCTGCCACCTGACTCTGTAA